One Aminivibrio sp. DNA window includes the following coding sequences:
- a CDS encoding DnaJ domain-containing protein → MSLILKLLLKAAPLLLFLLFSRAVRDMFRTQQGAGRAYDQPPPGGSRQGAGAPGRGGRRDPYAVLGCSPSSSDGEVKKRYRELLGKYHPDKFIGQDLDADFVELASKKFQEIQEAYEAIRSRRGF, encoded by the coding sequence ATGTCCCTGATACTGAAGCTGCTGCTGAAGGCGGCGCCATTGCTTCTTTTTCTTCTCTTTTCCCGGGCGGTACGGGATATGTTCCGGACGCAGCAGGGGGCCGGAAGAGCCTACGACCAGCCTCCCCCGGGAGGAAGCCGGCAGGGAGCCGGAGCGCCGGGCCGGGGAGGCCGCAGGGATCCCTATGCTGTCCTGGGATGCTCCCCCTCGTCCTCCGACGGGGAGGTAAAAAAGCGGTACCGGGAGCTGCTCGGAAAATATCACCCCGACAAGTTCATAGGCCAGGATCTTGATGCCGACTTCGTGGAGCTCGCCTCGAAAAAATTCCAGGAGATCCAGGAGGCCTACGAGGCAATCCGGTCGAGGAGAGGATTCTGA